CGGCCGTCTCCTTGTCCGGCGGGGTCCGCCGCCAGTACGGCTCGCCGATCAGCATCACGCCTCCGGGACGCAGGCTGCGATCGAGCAACTCTGTCGTCCCGGCGACACCGCTGCCGATCCAGGTGGCACCGACACATGCGGCCAGATCAACCGGCTCGTCCGCCACATGGCCGGCGGCGTCACCGTGGATGAACTCGACACGGTCGGCCACGCCGAGTTCGGCGGCGCGGGCTCGGGCTGCCTCGGTGAAGACCGTGCTGATGTCCACACCGGTGCCCGTGATCCCGTGATCACGGGCCCAGGTGCTCAACATCTCACCCGAGCCGCTGGCCAGGTCCAGTGCACGCGTTCCTGGGGCGAGCCGGAGGGCTGCCCCTAGGGCGGCGAGCTTGACCTCGGTCAGTGGATTGTGGATCCGATGGCTGCTCTCGCGGATGGTGAAGATACGGGGAAGGTCCATGACCGCAACTCACCTCCATAGACAGCCATTCATCAGCGGTGTTGGTGGTCCGAAGGTATCACCCGCCGCGGGCGTCGACGTCAGGTAGAGGCCCCGGTTTCGCCTCCTGCCGCACGGACCTCACGTTCTCGCGGCTCGGAACGACTACCTCCTGAGACCGGTGGCCGGGATGAGTGGCCGGGGCGTGTGAACGAGGCGGAAGGGACGAGGGGAGGATCTGACACATGAGGGCAGCCTTCGACGGTGCGGTGGTCCGGCACGGGCCGACCGTCCTACGAGTGTGCCGTGCGGTCCTGGGCCCCGGTCCCGATGCGGATGACGCCTGGTCCGAGACGTTCCTGTCCGCGCTGCGGGCCTGGCCGGACCTGCCGGAGGAGACCAATGTGGAGGCGTGGCTGGTCAGGGTCGCCCACCGCCGCGCCGTGGACGTGGTGCGCAGATCGGCGCGCATCGCAGCCCCGGCGGGAGGTGTGGACGACGTCGCCCTGCTCGAGGAGTGGGCGGGCGGTGGCCGCGGGAGGAGTGGCCGCGGGAGGAGTGGCGGCGGGCGGAGTGACGGCGGGTGGAGTGGCAGCCGTGCGGGCGACGACGACGAACTCGGCGACCACCAGATATGGGGCGCGGTCGCCGCTCTGCCCACCCGGCAGCGGCTCTGTGTGGCCTACCGGTATCTGGGCGGGCTGCCGTACGCCGAGATCGCCGCGCTCACCGGCGGCGGTGAGGCAGCCGCCAGACGGGCGGCCGCCGACGGGGTGGCGGCCCTGAGGCGGACCGTGGAGCGAGAGACCGTGCCTGACCAGACCGTGCAGACGACACCAACGATGGAGGAGCCATGACCAGGGACGACGTCATCGACACACTCCGCGGCGCTTCCGCGGACACGGGCCGGTTGCGCGACCGCCTGGCGCGGCAGGCGCAACAGGAGGGGCTGGTGGACGTGCTGTTCCGGTCCGTCGACTCGCCGATCGGCGGGTTGCTCCTGGCGGCGACCCCGCAGGGTCTGGCGTACGTGGCGTTCGAGGGCGAACCCCGGGACGAGGTCCTGCAGATGCTCGCCGCGAAGATCGGGCCCCGGGTCGTGCAGGCGGGTGCCTCCGGATCGCCGGACGAGGCCACGGGTGGTGTCGATGCCACGGGAGTCCTCGATGAGGCCACCACGCAGATCCACGACTACCTCGCGGGTCGTCGGCGGGAGTTCTCCCTGCCGCTGGACACCGTCCTGGCCTCCGGGTTCCGCGGTCTCGTTCAGCACCGACTCCCGGAGGTGGGATACGGACACACGGCGACGTATCGAGAGATCGCCACCGCCCTCGACAAGCCCGGGGCGGTGCGCGCGGTGGGCACGGCGTGCGCCACCAACCCGCTTCCCCTGGTGTGGCCGTGCCACCGGATCCTGCGGTCGGACGGCGGACTCGGCGGGTACCGGGGCGGGCTCGAGGTCAAGAGGCGTCTCCTGGCGATGGAGTCCGCTGCGTGACCGCGGGACAGGTCGCGGCGCTCTACGGAATCTGGGTGATCGCGGTGATCTCACCGGGGCCCGACCTCGTCGTCGTCCTCCACCGTGCGCTCGTCGGGCGACGCCACGGTATCGCCACGGCGGTCGGGGTGGTCACCGGAATCGCGATCTGGCTCGCGGCAGCGTTCGCCGGTCTGGCGGCACTGGTGCGTGTGTACCCGCAGGTCATGACCGGGCTGCAGGTGGCCGGGGGACTCCTGCTGGCGAGCCTGGGGGTACTCGGGCTGCGGGGCTGGTGGCGAGCGCGGTCAGCGGCAGGGGCCAGCCCCGACGCGATCCCTGACCCACACTCCGACGCGGGAGTAGCGGAACTGGTGCCGCGGACAGACTTCGCCCGAGGTCTGGCCACCAACCTGGCCAACCCCAAGGCCCTGGTGTTCTTCGGTGCCGTCCTGACCCCGTTCCTCAGCGGCGAGGTCCCGCCCGGGCAGTCGGTCGTGCTGGTGGCGGGGATGATCGCAGTCGCGCTGGTGTGGTTCTGCGCTCTCGCCGTTGCGGCGTCGCACCGACGTGTCAACGAGCGGGTCGGACGGGTCCTGCCGACGGTGGACGTGGTCGTCAGCGCGCTGTTCGTGGCGGTGGGGGTGGCGTTCGTGATCGAGGCGCTGACCTGACGATCGGGCGATAGGTTCTGCCACATGACAAGTCCGCCTACCGATCGCGCGTGGTTGCGCGCCGCCCTCGCGGTGTTCGCCGTGGGATGGGGCGCCAACCAGTTCGCGCCACTGCTGTTCCTCTACCGCGAGGAGCAGGGGCTCGGACAGTCCGACGTCACCGCGATGTTCAGCGTGTACATCGTCGGGCTGCTGCCGACACTGCTCGTGGCGGGCCGGTGGTCCGACGCCCACGGTCGGCGCGTGCTCATGCGGCCGGTCCTCGTCCTGTCCCTGGTCGCCACCGTGCTGATGCTGTTCGGCCCGCAGGACCCACTGTGGCTGTACCTCGGCCGCTTCCTGGCCGGGCTCGCGTCGGGCGCCGCGTTCGGTGCGGGGAGCGCCTGGGTGCGTGAACTCTCCGCGGGCGCCCCGCCCGGGACCGGAGCGCGACGGGCCGCGATCGCCCTGACCGGCGGGTTCGGGCTGGGCGGCCTGGTCGGGGGCCTGGTGGGCGAGTTCGCACCCGCTCCCATGGTGTCCCCCTACCTGCCCCACCTGGTGCTCGGGTCGGTCGCGCTGGTGGCGGCCTGGAACGCCGCCGACCCGTACCGGCCGCACGGAGGCTCCGCCTCGGCCGGGCTCATCCCCGCCAGTGCGGGCACCCGCAGGTTCCTGCTCGGGGTCGCCCCCTGGGCGCCGCTGGTGTTCGGCTGCGCCAGCATGTCGTTCGCGGTCCTGGCGGACCTGCTCGGAGGCGACGCCGGAGGGCTGCCGACCGCGTACGCCGGGGTCATGGTGGGCGTCACGCTCGGCGCCGGGGTGCTGGTCCAGCCCACCGTGCGTCGGCTCGCCGCGGCCTCGCCGCCGTCCCGGCCCCCGGTGATGGGACTGGCGGCCGCCGCGCTGGGCATGGCCGCCGGGGCCGCCCTGGCCGCGTCGCCCGACCTTCCGGGCCGCGCGTTGTGGCTCCTGCCCGTCGCGGTCCTGCTGGGTGCGGGCTACGCGACCCTGCTGGTGGCCGGACTGGTCGAGGTGGAGTTCCAGTCCGGGCCCCGCGACCACGCCGGACTCGTGGCCGTCTTCTACGTCCTGGCCTACCTCGGGATGGCCACGCCGTACGTGCTCGCGGTGCTCTCCCGTCTCGGCGGACCGGTGCCCTGGATCGCGGCCCTGGCGGTGGTGTGCGTGCTGCTCATCCCGCTCACGCAGCGGCAACTGCGGTAGCGGCCCGGCCCGGCCCCCGCCGGCCCCGACGAGCCCCCGCCGGCCGTCCCCCGCGTCGAGAAGAGTGTTTCGCGCATCGCTACTCGGGAAACGCGTTCGGAACACTCTTCTCGACGGGGGTTGTGTCGGGCGGGGCTCAGCCCGAGTTGCGCAGCGCGGTGGCCAGCCCGTTCATGGTCAGTTGGATGCCCGTCCGGATGTCCGGGTCCCGGTCGCCCGCGCGGTAGCGCCGCAGCAACTCCACCTGCAGCACGTTGAGCGGTTCGAGATACGGGAACCGGTTGCGGACCGAGCGGGCGAGCGCCGGGTTGTCGTCCAGCATGGTCTCCTGCCCGGTGACGGCCAGCAGCATCTCGCGGGTGAGGTCGAACTCGTCGGAGATCACCCCGTGGATCCTCCTGCCCACCTCGGCGTCCGGCACCAGCTCGGCGTACCGGGCGGCCAGGCCCATGTCGGCCTTGGCCATGACCTGCGCCATGTTGGACAGTGTGGTCCGCAGGAATGGCCAGTGGCGGTAGAGGCGCCGGAGCGTGGCCAACCGCTCCTCGCTGTCCGCACCGCCGGCTGCGCTGTGACCGTCGCCGGCATTCGCGTGACCGTCGGTCGCACCCCCGACGGTCTCACCCCCGCCGTCCTCGACCCAACGCCGCAGCGCGGTGCCGACGCCGAACCAGCCCGGCAGCATGACCCGGGACTGGGACCACGACAGCACCCATGGGATCGCACGCAGGTCGTCGACCGTGGAGGTCTGCTTGCGGGAGGTGGGTCGCGAGCCGATGTTGAGCTCGCCGATCTCGCTGAGCGGGGTGGAGGTGGTGAAGTACTCGATGAAACCCGGGTCCTCGTGCACCAGCTCGGCGTAGGCCTCGCGGCCGAGTCGGGCCAGCGCGGCCATCACCGCGTAGGCCTGCTCCGCGTCGTCACCGAGACCCTCGACGTCGAGCAGCGAGACCTCGAGTGTGGCCGCGACGAGCGCCTCGAGGTTGCGGCGGGCGCGGACGGGCTCCGAGTACTTGGCGGAGATGATCTCGCCCTGTTCGGTGATCCGCAACGCTCCCTGCACCGCGCCCGGCGGTTGCGCGAGGATCGCGTCGTAGGAGTTGCCGCCACCGCGTCCCACGGCGCCGCCGCGACCGTGGAAGAAGCGCAGGTGCACACCGGCACGGGCGGCCGTGTCGACGAGCGCGAGCTCGGCCTCGTACAGCGACCAGTTGGCGGCGAGGTACCCACCGTCCTTGTTGGAGTCCGAGTACCCGAGCATGATCTCGAGCACGTCGCCCTGGGAGCGGACCAGCGCGCGGAACTGTGGGAGCACCAGAGCCGCGTCGAGCATCCGGGCGCCGCCGGCGAGGTCGTCGATAGTCTCCAACAACGGGATGAGGCGCACGGTCGACCGGGGCTCGTCCGGGCTACCGGAGAACAGGCCGACCTCCTTGAGGAGCACCGCGGGTTCGAGCAGGTCGGAGACCGACCCGCACATCGACACGATGTAGTGCTGCACCACGTCGGGACCGAGCCCGGAGACGGCCTCCGCTGCGGCCTTCAGCACGCCCATCTCCTTGGCCGCGAACTCCGAGAGCTCGGCCCGGGCGCCGAGCAACGGCCGGTCGTGGGAGAGCTCACCGAGCAGGAGCTCGACGCGGGCGTCCTCGTCGAGCGCGGCGTAGTCCCCGGTCACCCCGGCGATCGCGAACACCTCGGTGAGCAGTTCCTCGTGTGACTCCGAATTCTGGCGCATGTCCAGGGACTGAAGGTGGAACCCGAACGAGTTGAGCGCCCACCGCAGGTCCCGCAGTCGCGGGGCGCGCAGCAGGTCGGATCCCACCGCGGAGAGCCCGGCGTCGATCGTCTCGAGGTCCGCCGCCATCTCCTCCGGATCGGCGTACGGAGGGTCGTCGTCCAGGCCGATCAGTCGCCCGGCGGACAGCAGCACCGAGCGGGGCAGCGAGGACCCCGTGGCGCGGGCCCGCGCGGCGAGCCGGCGACGGACCACCCGGACCGCCTGACGGAAGGGCACGTCCTCCCGCGCAGGGCTCCCCTCGACCTCCGTGTCCGTGAGGGAGTCGGCCAGTTGGGCTATCCCGGAGTCGACCTGCACGATCCGGGCCGACATCGACAGCTCACGTTCGAGCAGGCGTAGCTGCTCGGCGTAGTGGCCGTGGAGCAGTTCGGCCGCCCGGTCGGTGGCGAACCGGACCACGTCGCCGGTGACGTACGGGTTGCCGTCGCGGTCGCCGCCGATCCACGAACCGGGGCGCACCATCGCGCGGCCACCGCACCCGAGGCGTTCGTCGATCTGGGCGTTGAGCGGCGGGATCACCTCGAGCAGAGTGGCCTCGTAGTACTGGAGTCCGGCCATCACCTCGTCCTCGATGTGGGGACGCTCGTTCCGGATGAGGGCGGTCTGCCACAGCGCGAGGACGAGCCTGCGCAGCTCGAGCTCGAGTTCGGCGAGTTCGGATTCCGTCACGGGATCCTGTTCCCCCGATCGCAGCACGTCCCGGCGGCCCATGAGGACGTGAACCCGGCGGGTGGCCTCGAACACCATCCGGCGTCGGGTCTCCGTGGGGTGCGCGGTGAGGACCGGGGAGACGCGAGCGGTGGCCCGAACGGCGGCCAGTCGCTCGTCGCCGTCCCCCTCCAGCAGCTCCGCGAGCCGGGTCCACGTGACCTCCAGGTCCCCGTCCGGCGGCGTCTCGCCGGCGGCCCTGTGCATCCGCCTGCGGCGCTCCTGGTGCAGGTCCTCCGCCACGTTGGCCAGCAACGCGAACAGGGAGAACGCACGGATCACCGGAATGGCGTCCGCGGCGCTGATGTCCTTGAACAGGGCCGACACCTCGTCGCGGTCGGCCTCCGAGCGCCGGACCGCGAACGCCGTCCGGCGGGCCGTCTCGACGAGATCGAACACCCGGTCCCCGGCGTGCTCCCGGATCGTCTCGCCGAGCAGGGAACCGAGGAATCGGACGTCGTCCCGCAGCGGGGCCACCGCCCGGGCGAGAGGGTCGGTCCCCGAGTCGACTGCGGTGGGGTCCTGTGGGGTGTCTGCCATGGCCGCCAGGGTAGGCGGGGCATGTGACAAGCGGGTGAAACGTGGGATAGCGGGGACCGCGGTGCCCGGAGACACGATCGGTCGCGGAACCGGACGACACGGGGGACATCCCTGATGCCACGCCGCCTCGAGAGGCGCACACTGGGGGCATGACCCAGCAGCCCGGATTCCAGCAGTACGGCGACCCCCGGTATGGACAGCAGCCCGTAGCCGGACCCGACGACCGCACCCCCGCCGCTCTGGCGCACGCGTCCAGCCTCATCGCCATGGCGCTGTCCGCCGGGTGGCTCTCCTTCGTCGGACCGCTCGTGATGTGGTTGATCTACAAGGACCGCAGCCCGTTCGTCCGGCAGGCGGCCGCGGGGTCGTTCAACTTCAACCTCGGCCTGTGGATCATGAGCATCGTGGGCTGGATCTTCATCATCACCGTGATCGGCATCCCGATCGGCCTGATCCTGCTGGCC
This Dietzia psychralcaliphila DNA region includes the following protein-coding sequences:
- a CDS encoding methyltransferase domain-containing protein, with protein sequence MDLPRIFTIRESSHRIHNPLTEVKLAALGAALRLAPGTRALDLASGSGEMLSTWARDHGITGTGVDISTVFTEAARARAAELGVADRVEFIHGDAAGHVADEPVDLAACVGATWIGSGVAGTTELLDRSLRPGGVMLIGEPYWRRTPPDKETAVACQATAIADFQELPDLMGTFHDLGYDIVEMMLADQDSWDRYTAAQWLNLRLWLDRNPDDDLVPEVREELATAPARYTRFTREYLGWGVFALMKR
- a CDS encoding RNA polymerase sigma factor; translated protein: MRAAFDGAVVRHGPTVLRVCRAVLGPGPDADDAWSETFLSALRAWPDLPEETNVEAWLVRVAHRRAVDVVRRSARIAAPAGGVDDVALLEEWAGGGRGRSGRGRSGGGRSDGGWSGSRAGDDDELGDHQIWGAVAALPTRQRLCVAYRYLGGLPYAEIAALTGGGEAAARRAAADGVAALRRTVERETVPDQTVQTTPTMEEP
- a CDS encoding methylated-DNA--[protein]-cysteine S-methyltransferase: MTRDDVIDTLRGASADTGRLRDRLARQAQQEGLVDVLFRSVDSPIGGLLLAATPQGLAYVAFEGEPRDEVLQMLAAKIGPRVVQAGASGSPDEATGGVDATGVLDEATTQIHDYLAGRRREFSLPLDTVLASGFRGLVQHRLPEVGYGHTATYREIATALDKPGAVRAVGTACATNPLPLVWPCHRILRSDGGLGGYRGGLEVKRRLLAMESAA
- a CDS encoding LysE family translocator produces the protein MTAGQVAALYGIWVIAVISPGPDLVVVLHRALVGRRHGIATAVGVVTGIAIWLAAAFAGLAALVRVYPQVMTGLQVAGGLLLASLGVLGLRGWWRARSAAGASPDAIPDPHSDAGVAELVPRTDFARGLATNLANPKALVFFGAVLTPFLSGEVPPGQSVVLVAGMIAVALVWFCALAVAASHRRVNERVGRVLPTVDVVVSALFVAVGVAFVIEALT
- a CDS encoding MFS transporter, encoding MTSPPTDRAWLRAALAVFAVGWGANQFAPLLFLYREEQGLGQSDVTAMFSVYIVGLLPTLLVAGRWSDAHGRRVLMRPVLVLSLVATVLMLFGPQDPLWLYLGRFLAGLASGAAFGAGSAWVRELSAGAPPGTGARRAAIALTGGFGLGGLVGGLVGEFAPAPMVSPYLPHLVLGSVALVAAWNAADPYRPHGGSASAGLIPASAGTRRFLLGVAPWAPLVFGCASMSFAVLADLLGGDAGGLPTAYAGVMVGVTLGAGVLVQPTVRRLAAASPPSRPPVMGLAAAALGMAAGAALAASPDLPGRALWLLPVAVLLGAGYATLLVAGLVEVEFQSGPRDHAGLVAVFYVLAYLGMATPYVLAVLSRLGGPVPWIAALAVVCVLLIPLTQRQLR
- the ppc gene encoding phosphoenolpyruvate carboxylase gives rise to the protein MADTPQDPTAVDSGTDPLARAVAPLRDDVRFLGSLLGETIREHAGDRVFDLVETARRTAFAVRRSEADRDEVSALFKDISAADAIPVIRAFSLFALLANVAEDLHQERRRRMHRAAGETPPDGDLEVTWTRLAELLEGDGDERLAAVRATARVSPVLTAHPTETRRRMVFEATRRVHVLMGRRDVLRSGEQDPVTESELAELELELRRLVLALWQTALIRNERPHIEDEVMAGLQYYEATLLEVIPPLNAQIDERLGCGGRAMVRPGSWIGGDRDGNPYVTGDVVRFATDRAAELLHGHYAEQLRLLERELSMSARIVQVDSGIAQLADSLTDTEVEGSPAREDVPFRQAVRVVRRRLAARARATGSSLPRSVLLSAGRLIGLDDDPPYADPEEMAADLETIDAGLSAVGSDLLRAPRLRDLRWALNSFGFHLQSLDMRQNSESHEELLTEVFAIAGVTGDYAALDEDARVELLLGELSHDRPLLGARAELSEFAAKEMGVLKAAAEAVSGLGPDVVQHYIVSMCGSVSDLLEPAVLLKEVGLFSGSPDEPRSTVRLIPLLETIDDLAGGARMLDAALVLPQFRALVRSQGDVLEIMLGYSDSNKDGGYLAANWSLYEAELALVDTAARAGVHLRFFHGRGGAVGRGGGNSYDAILAQPPGAVQGALRITEQGEIISAKYSEPVRARRNLEALVAATLEVSLLDVEGLGDDAEQAYAVMAALARLGREAYAELVHEDPGFIEYFTTSTPLSEIGELNIGSRPTSRKQTSTVDDLRAIPWVLSWSQSRVMLPGWFGVGTALRRWVEDGGGETVGGATDGHANAGDGHSAAGGADSEERLATLRRLYRHWPFLRTTLSNMAQVMAKADMGLAARYAELVPDAEVGRRIHGVISDEFDLTREMLLAVTGQETMLDDNPALARSVRNRFPYLEPLNVLQVELLRRYRAGDRDPDIRTGIQLTMNGLATALRNSG
- a CDS encoding DUF4870 domain-containing protein, translated to MTQQPGFQQYGDPRYGQQPVAGPDDRTPAALAHASSLIAMALSAGWLSFVGPLVMWLIYKDRSPFVRQAAAGSFNFNLGLWIMSIVGWIFIITVIGIPIGLILLAISFVLQIVGHLIGTVRATQGRTINYPFQLRILR